In the genome of Pseudonocardia cypriaca, the window CGGCGACCGCCCGGCCGCGCATGTCGAGACCGGGCTCCTCGGTCAGGCGCTCGCCCGCCGCGCCGAGCCGGCCCGCCTCCTCGGCGATCACCTCGACGAACCGGTGGCGCTGGTCAGCTGGCACGTCCGGGTAGTCCAGCAGCGCCCCGGCGGCGGCCCCGATGCTGCCCGCGGCGCCGCGCACCAGGTCGGCGGTGGAACCCAGGAGCTCGGCGTGCCGGGCCGCCGCCCGCTCGACGCGGGTGGCGTCCTCGCAGACGAGCACGAACCCCGCCGTGCCAGACGGCACCCGGGCGAGGCGGACGCGGATCAGCCTGCCTCCCCGCTCGGCCGTCGCCTCGTGGGGCGCGGATCCCGCGTCGACCCGGGCGAGGCCGTGCACGACGAGGTCGCGGTCGAGCACGCCGAACACCGACCGGCCCAGTCCGGCGTCGTCGCCGAACAGGTCGCGGGCGGCGGCGTTGTAGAGCAGGATCCGCCCGTCCTCGGCACACACCAGCACCGCGACGGTCAGCACCCCCATCAGGACCGCCAGCCGGTTCCGCTCGCGTTCCAGGTCGGCCGCCGCGGCCGCCACCTCCTCGCGGACGTCGCGACGCGCGGCCGCGTGCCGCTCGGCCAGCTCGTTGAGCGCCGTCGCGAGGTCACGCAGCTCGGCAGGTCCGGACGGCGTCACGCGGTGCTCGGGGTTGGCGCCGAGGACCACTCGGACGTCGGCCGCCATCCGGCGGGCGGGTGCGACGGAGCGGCGCAGCGCCGCCCCGACCAGCAGGCCGGCCACGAGCGTCACCAGCACCGCGGCGACCGCGAGGAACGCCGCCTGCTCCCACAGCAGCCGCGCCAGTACGGCTCGGTCGGGCGGCGGCGTGCTGAAGAAGACCGCCGCGCCGACGGCCGCGGCCACCGCGGCCGGCGCGAGTGCCGCGGCCGCGACGGTTGCGAGGCGAGCCGGGTTCACGGTCCCGCCCCGAGCAGCCGCTGCACGCGTGCCACCAGGTCCTGGGTGCCGAAGGGCTTGGTCACGTAGTCGTCGGCACCCACGGCGAGCCCCTTGGTGATCTCCGCCTCGCGCCCCTTCGCGGTCAGCATGAGGATCTTCGTCCGGTTCCGGTCGGCACGCAGTGCCTGGCAGACCTCGTACCCGTCCCGGCCCGGCAGCATCAGGTCGAGCAGCACCAGGTCCGGGTCGAAATCGGCCACCGCCGCGAGGGCGGCGTCGCCGTCCCCTGCGACGCGGACCTCGTGCCCCTGCCTGCGCATGAGGAACTCCAGCGAGACCACGATGTTGGGCTCGTCGTCGCAGATCAGGATGCGGGCCACGGCTCTACCGCCTCCTGGCCGGTACCGGGAGCCCGACCGTGAACGTGGCGCCCCGGCCGTCGCCACCGCAGTCGGACACGTGGAGGGTGCCGCCGAACTGCTCGATGATCCGCCTGCTGATCGCCAGGCCGAGCCCGGTGCCGCCGGCTCCG includes:
- a CDS encoding response regulator transcription factor; this translates as MARILICDDEPNIVVSLEFLMRRQGHEVRVAGDGDAALAAVADFDPDLVLLDLMLPGRDGYEVCQALRADRNRTKILMLTAKGREAEITKGLAVGADDYVTKPFGTQDLVARVQRLLGAGP